ACTggttaactcatgctgatttgagtgtatttctatgttacattgactattctatttattataaattactatgattgcacattcagacagagatgtaacaaagatttttacacctcatatgtgaaggatataagaaatacaGTCAATTCAATTGTAACAGAGCAATTAAATTGAGCAATAAATACAAGACCAGAATGGTACCTTGCAGGTTTATTGGGTAGGCTGTAGATAGCAAGAGGCATGGCCACTAAATGATTTTAAAATCCAGATATTCCTGAACAGGGTAAACAACCAAAGGAACAATAGGTAAACAGGGTAAACAGCATTGTAAATTATGACACAGGCAGGAGGCCCTAGTGCCCTGAATCAGAAAAGGAAGTAGGCAATGACTCACTGGAATAGTCAAGTTTAGAGGAAAGTGGGATGTGAAATAAAATGTGTATTTCAGTTCGAGGTACAGCCATATTAGCGGACAAGACAAGGAGCAAATTTAAGTGATAATTTGAAATACTCAATCTATAAATATCAAGTCCGAGGGGTGTAATGTAACCTTTACTTGATGCTGTTCCTCCAGCTTTGGAGCAATGTTGGAGGCTGAATtcagaaaggttggggtgggaTTGAGAAATAACAACGGTAAGTGCCTTtgcctgagaaatgacttggatccactgtccactgtcacaacaggtcaaaagcagatgccatttcattggctcttcaccggACACTGGAACACGTGGACAATGAACAGGCATGGGCCCCATTCCtgatttcggcccgaaatgttggctactcttttctcacggatgctgcctgacctgctgagttcttccagcgttgtgtacgtattctttgatccacagcatctgcagttgtatttttgtgttttcatacatcaggatgttcttcttTACCTGCATTTCAGCATTAAAATCTATCATCCCCtaaaaaactaatcaataagcttctagTCCTGGATCTCAATACCACCTTGCGCAACtggattctcaatttcctcacaacatttcctccacaatctccctcagtacaggtgcaccacaaggctgtgtgcttagccccctactTTACACTTATGGCTGAGGCAAAGCACAGCTCcgatgtcatatttaagtttgctgacgacatcaCGGTCACCAGTCGAAtcaaaaggtggtgatgaatcagcaatataggagggagattgaacatctggctgagtagtgccacAAAAACCTcccactcaatgccagcaagaccaagatggttattgacttcaggatgaggaaactggaggtccatgagccagtcatcattggaagaatcaaaggtggagagggagagcaactttaaattcctcagtgttatcatttcagaggatctatcctggatcaAGTACAtgaagtgccattacaaagaaagcacagcagcacctctgctcTCTCAGAAGtttatgaagatttggcatggtatctagaactttgacagacttctatagatgtatggtggatattgactggttgtatcatggcctggtactgAAACACCAatgtggaaaagcctacaaaaagtagtgggccATTTTACCAGGTGCAATAccatcccaccattgagcacatataTATGGAGCACTAtctcaagaaaacagcatccatcaaggaccccaccattcaggccatgttctcttctcgatgccatcaggagggagatacaGGACCCTCTGGACCCTCCCTACCAGGCTCAGAAACAATTAATAcctctccaccatcaggctcttgaaccagaggggataacttcactcaacccgtCAGataaattgttcccacaacctactcaatttcaaggattcttcatctcatgccaTTGACAATTAGCactttattttttccctttcttttttgtatttgtacagtttgttgtctgttCTGTTGGGAGCAgtcttctattgtgtttcttgtatttagtgATTgtccacatgaaaatgaatctcagggttgtatatggtgacataaatatactttgaggataaatttactttgaactttgaaaagagtGGGAGCTCAGAAACGCCTTGTGGACTGAACAAAGGTGTCTTGTGAAGTAGTCACCCAATCTGCCTTTGGTTTTCCCAATACAGAATAAAATGCATCATGAAGACAATGCAGTACATTAACAGGAAGAAGTAAATTGCTGATTTTATTTGGAAGGAACATTTCATCCCACTTTTGAATTTCATTTCTCTTTTCCTGCCCACTTTGCAACAACTCCACACCATAACAAACATGTGCCCTCTTCACCAACATCACCTGCTATTCTTAAAGATgatgacacagacagacacaaacaggCGTTTGGACCGTCAACTCCAGACAGACATCCTCTTCCCCACTAACCCTGCTGCTTattacattacaggcccttcagtccacaatgttgtaccaaccataTAACCTAATCTGGAaactagcacatagccctctatttttctaaactccatgtgcctgtctaaaaatCTCTTCAAAAAACCCTGTTGTATCTTCTCCCTGTCTCGTCACTCTCATGTCTTCCTATCTGTCCCATTCCTCTCATCAGCCATTCTGCCCAGCCCTTCTCACCACCTGCCCACTACTGATCACTGCACTTTGTCACTGGCTGCCCTTTCCTCGCCATAGCCCTCTCTCACCCTGCTGTCCTCAGCGCCTCCCGGCCGCTGCACTACTCCCTTCCCCCCATCCCACTCCCAACCACAAGCCGGGCTGCCTGTCCTCCATCCGACCACCGCCCCTTCTACCCGCTCACTCCCAGCTACTGCCCTGTGCCACTGCCGCCTTCCCTCTCCCGCCTGGCCTTTTACAGCCGCTGCTCCCCGCGTGTATGGCTGGCTGGGCTGGAGCAGGTGCTCCCCCGCCTTGAGCGACACCAACGCGGTCCTGACTTACCCTCGCAGAGAAGGAGGACGGCAATCACAACCTTCGACATTGTCTGACCGCTGAGGCCGAAAGCCCGAGGCTGCGGCGCCGGGCGAAGGCCGCGCTCTTACCAGGAACCGGCGCCCAGCAGAAACTTTCGCTGGAGGCGTCTGGAAAGGACTTCGAGCTGCCACTGTGGGCTGCTCAGGATTATTTCCTGCCGATGTAGGCTCGCAGGAAGGACCTCGCCCTTCCCGGCGTCTGAAGAGAGAATACGAGTATTTCTCTTTTCAGTCTCCTCCCCTCAACCAGCCCTCAGTGCTGTGGAACTGCGGCGTTATTTAAACATCCAGCTAATCTTTAATCATAATACTGTATTCACTTATTTATTTTGCACCCAGAATTTCAACTTCCTCTTTTTCAAATATGTCACCACCTATTACGATAGAAACTTGTCAAGTtctcaggatcaggtttaatattatgaaatttgttgcctttgcAGCAGTAATACTAATACAGTAATACTTTGCAGCATAATAATAGAagatatgaattacagtaagtatcaaGGTATGTAACCAGGTGACAGTTGAATATAATTTCTTATTGTTAAAAGTGCACGCAaaatctcagaaaggcagcgtccattattatagacctccagcacccttttctcactgttaccatcagggaggaggtacagaagcctgaaggcacacactcagtgattcaggaacagcttcttcccctctgccatctgattcctaaatggacattgaacccttgaacactatcacactttaaaaatacatatttgtttttgcacgatttttaatctattcaatataagtataccgtgatttttaaaaatgtttttaaattgaattttcaaaaggTTACAAGAGTAGAATGGAAtaatatcaacccttccccctcccctaacccctcccccccaacatatccctatggatcaaaaaaagagagagaaaaaaaagaaagaaagactgcCCCACATGCTCATTGAATTCAAAatagctttaatatatatatatttatttatttccccagatgaccaataattttatcttcagagcacctatatatttaaatcctatcttttgtaaataagggcgggtgccaaattttcagaaatatgtcaTATCTATTTCTTAAATATTAAGTAATTTTTTCATGCAGAATACAACTAAAAAATTCATTCTTCCATCTATCCATACTTGGGAATGAATCTAATTTCCAactaactgcaatagcctttttggctactcccaatgcaatttttatggaattcatctggcacaaaagaggCAGGAAATGAGcctggcagttgctttggatgcagaaaaagcatttgacagattggaaaaggattttttatttaaggtattggaaaaatatggattaggagtatcttttataaattggattaaaaccttaaatactaatcccaaagctaaagtagtgacaaatggctaaatttcaacatcatttcagttaacaaggtcaacgagacaaggttgtccattatcacctgctttatttgtattggcgatagaatcattagctgaattaagtagaactgactcagatattatgggtttcagggTTAATCAGGgagaatataagattaatctatttgctgatgatgttctgatttatctaacaaacccattgtattcgttgagtaaattatcttctagattggaagaatatgggaaaatatcagggtataaaataaattgggataaaagtgaaattttaccccttactaaaggagactatagtcaatgtcgattagtaactcaatttagatggccgataaatggtataaagtatttaggtgtAAGAGTTGacaatgatataaagaatttatataaattaaattatttgccattattgaaaaaaattcaagaagatcttgataaatggatgatgttaccaataacattagtaggtagagtcaatgctgtaaaaaaaaGTATACTGTGAttgattgatttacttatttattattatttttactcttctatattatgtaatgctttgaactgctgctgctaagttaacaaatttcacgtcacataccggtgataataaacttgatgcTGACTTGTGTATTCACCTCAGTATGCTAAAATAACTGCCCATGCCTTTCAGAGAAAACGGTGACGTAATTTTTCAAGTGGAGTAGAATGAAGAGTTCTAGTATGGACGACATTATTATGTTTTTCCTAAGTTTGCTGAAGAAAGGTTGATAATATTTGATATTGCCACATAAGTTGGTTTATCCTTGTTTGTAATAATGTGATTGTGAAGTCCTTAATCGACCTATTAGCATGGTATTTTTAGTAATTCAACTACACGGCAATATTGTAAAAGTTTATTTGtctttctttattgtttcatgacCGAATGTGTGTGTAACAGAGTAATGTGAGTGTGTTCACATAGTATGAGCGAGGAGAActcttttttttattgattttttatgcatttctacaaaCCAACTACAAACAAAAAACCCAACAGCAAAGTGAAGGTTAATACCGTGCAAAATAAACATATCAAAtgtataattcataacaataaggaaagAGCACCCAGAATAAagtcatataaagttagtatcctcccctctctcccactgaAAAACTCGAGGCCAACCAttacaatatgtaaaaaaaaatcggaGCATTCGaccccccaaaactgtaaatataaataaaaacaaagaataaTAATACCTACCACCAAAACTATGATGTGATTTCCATCAaaaagaaaccataaaatttacagagaaaaaaagctgaaagtaaaggattaaaaagaataaacttaatctaaagaggagttaCTAAAGTATTCAAGAATAGGTCCCCACACTTTTTGAAACTTTATGTTCGAATTCAGAAGTGAGTAATGATTTTTTTCAAGGtccaaacaggacataatatcgttaagccattgggcatgagtgggtggggcaacatctctccacctaagaactAACCGTCTAGCCAAAAGAGATACAAAAGATAATGTTCAATGTTTAGTCGGACTCAAATGCATATCTGCCTCAGAGGATTAGattctaagtggcaattaagaatatgggataaagataaaaaaaaaacttcatggCCTTcatgctctccctctccctcacccatcctaTCTTGCCTAATCATCTTTTCCTACCTTCTATGCAAGactcaacatttcatgattggtatGGAATGGGCAGTAGgcactttgaagatcttttcattgataatcattTTGCAACTTTTCAACAACTCTGCATCTGCAAAGTTCAATCTACCAAATACCCATTTctttagataccttcaaattagacatttcattaaCCCTTTATTACCTAATTTTCCTGAGATGCCCGAGAAAAACGTTGTGGACCTGTTTGTTTGTATTAATCCATTGAGCAAAGGTTTAATATCTTTTATTCGTAATAAATTAGTGACCTTGAGGCGTGccccctttgataaaattagaactgcTTGGCAGCATGATTTAATTATTTCTTTATCTGATGTGGTTTGGGATTCAATACttaagtcagttaattcaacctctttatgtgcttaccactgtcttttacagtttaaggttgtacatagggctcacatgtctaaaactaaattgtcGTGGTTTTATCCTGACATTAGTCCTGTTTGTGACAAGTGTAAAGGTGGAGAGGCTTCTCTTATCCATATGTACTGCGCTTGTATtgtctagagaaattttggagagaagtttttttatctttttcccatattcttaattgcactgagaactcatttcaaggtgtttggaagttaagcacatGTGTGCCAAATGTGAATATATCTCTTAGTTAAGATGAaatatatctatctatccataTTTTCAATTATGTGTACCAGGTTGGTGGGATTCTTACATTATTTGTATTGATTTTTTGAATTGCCACAATGGTATGGTTTTGTAtatgttgttttatttttttccttacTGTGTGTGTAACAAGAGTATGGTCCGAAGTTGAGCTCAGAGTGTAATAGCGGGAactgtgtttttaaaaatttgttttgttgtttttattttgatacgcTTTTTGTGCAATAAAACATCTGAAACAGATAAAGGAACTTAAGACCTGataaagtatttgttgtcctgcatgtgtatttttcccaggctacaaaatatattaaatagctaaattaaataagtagtgcaaaaatagaaattaaaaaaagtagtgaggtagtgttcatgcgttcaatgtccattcagaaatcggatggcagaggggaagaagctgttcctgaattgttgagtgtctgCCTTCCTgcttctgtatttccttcctgatggtagcaacgagaacaaggcatgacctgtgtgctggtccttaatgatggacaccccctttttgaggcatcgctcctggaAGGTATTATGgagactggtgcccatgatggaactgactaagtttacaattctGTGCAGCTGGTTTCGTCCTGTACAGTATCCCTCtcccatgatgcagccagttagaatgctccccatggtacacctgtagaaatttgcaggtcTTCTTGGTGACTTATGAGATCTCCACAAACcccaaatgaagtatagctgctgccaTGCCTTTGTTGCTGCATCgctatgttgggtccaggttggaCCCTCAGAGATAccgacactcaggaacttgaaattgatcactcttttcacttctgatccctctatgaggacaggttcgtgttccctcatcttaaccTTTACGAAGTGCGCATCTCGCATAACCTGCCATGGTCCCGGAACTCATTCTaccaatcaggaaagctcactaaTGCCTCTGTTTACTgatgaggctgaagagagctggactgtgcATATCTGTACTTAACTTCCTTCCACAGACGCGCAGTAAAGGGAATCcaaacatgctgcatcactacaTCGTAAGGAAACAGcgctgtggcagacaggaaggatCTACAACAAGTAGTCACAACTGTCCAATACATCACTGatccagcctacctgccatcaaggacacgtATGCAGAAAGGTGTGTTTTTTGGATCCGGTGTAACATTTATTTAATTCTCCTCTACACTCTTGAATCTTGAGTTATGGAGAAAGGTTGAGCAGATTGGGTGATTGCACAGCCTTTATCTGAGGGTTAGGGAATCAATATTAAGTttaaggtgaaatggggagttacACCAGGGACCTGAGAGCAACTGCTACAGAAATTATTGCATTTTGCACCGTGTTTTCGCCTATTGCTCTGAATCTGGCCATTTCTATTCTATATTGCTCATTCCAGTCATCCTGTGGGCTACCAATGACCTCTTTCGCATATACAGTTCATCAAAATGAATTTCCAACCAATGCTCTGGATGTCTTTTTCTAGACTGAAGACATTTCTTTTTCATTTACTCAAATTACCATTTAACATAGTTGTGACATTGTAGCAATGTATGAACATAAAGTCATAAGGACCAGAAATTGGAGTAGGCTGGTCAGCCTTTCATGCCTACATGCAATTTAATAAGATCCCAGCTGTTCAACTCCCTCATTTTCATTTTCCTGCATTAGACCCTTTGTGTATACACTGAGCGAATAATCCTCTTTTAGCTTCTTAGACAGTAAATTCTGAACATTCTCTAGCTTCTTGAGTGAAAACATTTAATTTCCTTTCATCTTTTTTTtgcatgactgatccatttttgaGATTGTGACACCCTTCTTTCAGTCTGGGTGAACATCAGCTCTACATCCGCTATGTCAAGTCCCTTAAGgtgtttatacatttcaataagaccaCATTTCATTTTAATTGAGAGCTGGTTAGCCTAATCTCTCTTTATGCAATTAACCCAGCATCCTACAAATGTAGTGAATTTTTACTCCTTTCTCCATAGGAATGTACATCAATCCTTGGCCAGAGAGACAAGATCTTAAATAGTATTCCAGAAATGGGACTGCTGGGATCCTATAGAATTAGAGCCAGAGGTCTCTGTTCTTCTACTTAAATGCTTGAACCATGTACATTCCTTGACATGTCTTTGCCTCTCACTTTACTGCCATTGGCAAATGAAGATTTCAAGTTTGGTTCTGGATAGCTGTGCCGACTTACATGTCTGTGGCACTCTCTCAAAGTTGCCTGTACCTCAAGCCATAGTCCCAGGCTAGACTCTCGAATTCCACATTTAATCTAATCTTTGATGTAAATCTGTAAAACTGTAGTTCCCATATCTACTAATACTCTCTGCAACTTTAAGAAGATACTGGAAGATCCTTTCTGCTCAAGATTGCATGTAAAGCAACATTTCAGGTTCTTGTTGcttttcttacagaggatgctctAAGCTTGAAATTCATTTAATGTATTCTCTGATATCTCATTCAAGAACTTATGGTATGGTACAATTATTTCCCATTTGTTACTAATGACTAATTTTATTAATCCACTAAGGGTTATCTGTCACTATTAGCTAGATGTATTGTGTGAACTCTTTCCATTCTTTTGAAAAATTACTTCCCTGGAAATCCAGAAGTTTGGGCAGATAAACTGAATCAAATAACTCACTGCCTCTCTGCATATATCCATGTACTATCTCAATTGTGACATCAGGCATTCAGTATTCTGATCCAAGCCGAGAGCAAACTTTTCATAGGTTCATTAACCAACATCTCTGATGCCAGATATTTGTGGATGCTCTTTGACTTGCATTTTCTGCTTTGATTTTGTAAGGAACATCGCTGCATTCACTTGAAAATAACTTGAAGTTTAGAAAGATCACATCTTGAATCATCGCAGAGACACGGTGGCTGTTCAGTGGATATTCTTTCCAGCTGAAACTATTTTAGGCAATATTCATGTGGAGATCTTGAGATTAAGACTGCTTTTCCTTCAAAATATTCTATGTTAACCTCTAATTAGAGCAATTCTGGTATCAGAATACAAATTGACCCTTGTTTGTTATCCACCCTTCCTTCCTGTCAAATTCTTGGGAAACTTCCCAGTGTTCTCACATTTGTTGTACTTTTTCTCTTAAGATCGCTAACCAAGACTGGGTGCTGACCAGACAGCTAAAATCTGTCAGGATGGTTTCCAACGTCATATTTTCACAGTTTAGCTTCTTTCTGTTGATGGCTGTATCTGGTAAGATAAATGGACCTGAAAGTTctttataaataaaaaagaatgtttcatttatgtttcataattattttaaaatcagtggctttcattttcttttcttttgcagaATGGTATCTTACAGAAAGCAATGACTGTGAGGTGAATGTTGACAGAGAACTTGGGGATTCAGTTCTGTTAGACGTTCTGAATCTAAGCTCCCGTACCTATGATTCTCTTCTTTGGCAGAAAGGAAGGTACGCCGTCGCACGATACAAAAATGCTCCTAAGGTGTATTCTAAATTTCACAGTAAAGTAAACATTTTTCAAAATGGTTCTCTGAGCATTATCTCCACATCAAAATCTGATGAAGGAAAATACATAGTGAACGTATTTGACAAAAATGGAATACGGACATTAAATCAAAACTTTACATTACGTTTATTTGGTAAGTCTATGTCTTTTCAACTTTGCCTAATTGAACCCATTCTAAAATTCTGAATAGTTCCCTTAGGTAAAAGAATTGCTTCATTATGTGTGCAAATTATGATATGGAAATTAAATTAAGGTTTTATAATTTGGTGCTCCTGTGATAGAAGCAAGTTCTGAAATTCAGGAAGTGCCTTAAGAATGGCAACATAAATCATGATATTTGTCTGTTGCTACATTTTGCCCTTCGGAATATTGGAAAAGGCCATAACACATcacagcagaatcaggccattgcGTCTGGTCTATGAATTTCATCATGGTTTATttatgttatccctctcaaccccattctcctgccttctctctgtaacctttggtgcccttaCTAACCAAAAACCACCCTCCgattcaaatatacccaatgcttTGGCCTCCAGAACGAAGGATAAGGTGGAGTTGATGTTCAGCATTAATCCAGAGGAGTATTGTTATGCTCGTTTCTAAGGCTTTAAACAAAAAGGAATTCCACACTATCCGTAGGTATTTCTCACATTATACAGGTTGACAGGATTATTTTTCTCACTGACATTGTAAAATTCTTAAATATtaatgatggagctgattgaggCGGTAGGCATTAAAACACTCCACCAAGATAACAGAAAAGAACCATACAATTGGAAATCTCTCAGTCTTGGGTGGTATTGGAAAGCCATCCATTTTTTTTCTGCTAATATTAATTTAATTCCAAGGGCTCTTGTCAAGAAGGAACTTTTATTTACCTGAAAGTGGACAGGAACAGAAACCCAATTTTGTATCCCAGACCCATCAATGTGAGAAATTTAGTGGAATTTAGACAAAGGGCCAAGCTGTATAAGGAATTATTAATGGGATGTGGATATTATGATGTCAATATAAATGATAACAGATTAATTGGTGATATATCATGCAAAATAAGGAGACTACAGACTAGATTGTTAAAGCCATGCTGCATGGTCAGCCTATGCCAACTTGGCAGGCGGACCTCAGCCTGTGATATTCTACTGTGCACAATTCTGAAGGCATCACGCAGGTTGGAATAGCCCTGGCTTACACAAATACAGAGAGAGTGCTTTCCTTCATGTCACTGCGCACAGTGCAGATGATGGAGCAAAACGGCTGTGGATGGTTTGTCATAGAGTAGGCAACAGATGATCATTAGTACAAAGAGAGGAGTTTGCACCAGTAGGTAAAGACTGGAGAGGGAGTGCCAGGAAGGTAGAagaagatcctctttttttttggTGTGGGGCAGCCAAATGGCAAAGTACAAGATTCACATTTGACAGTTATAATCAAAGGGCAGTCCTAAATCTCCTATCATTTTTTCCCAGAGGCCAGAAAATGCAAGGCCACAGATTTAAAGCTTGTGGTATTTTTGATTCAGTGATAACATGTTTTTGCAAGTGCCTTCAATATAGAAGTAAGTGTCCCAAGATGTTTCCAAAAAGCTAATCAGATAAGCTAGCTATTTCaggagacaacacacacaaaatgctggtagaacacagcaggccaggcagcatctataaggagaagcactgtcgacgttttgggccaagacccttcgtcaagtttcggcctgaaacgtcgacagtgcttctctttatagatgctgcctggcctgctgtgttccacctgcattttgtgtgtgttgttagaatttccagtatctgcagatttcctcttgtttgctatATCAGGAGAGTTAACCAAAAGCTCAATTAAAGAAATATGTTTAAGGAAGAGGAAGACTGAACAATAAACAATCACAGACAGATATTTCAAAGCCAGTTGTTGTGTTAGGAAAAAAAGTTATTAAGAAAAACTGACAAAGTGTTGGATTGGAAAACTTATGGGGAAATCCTTACAGAATTATTTGCCCTGCCAATCAGGGACTTGTGCTTAAATTATTTTGTGATTGTATTGTGCTTATCGTAGCTGTGCTGTATGATGGaataactatatgtgctgtgtgtaactctgtgtactgtgttttgcaccttggccccagaggaaaatGTTTTGTTTCGCTCTGTACAAGtgtttggttgaatgacaataaacttgatgttGAACTTGAAATATGGAAAAGCAAGGCCATGAAGGAATTTATGTCCAATCTCtagatttttgaaagataaaaAGCTCagtgaaggaaataaaaaaagaGTATGCCAATTAAATTCATAGTTATTGGGATGGAGTTAAATGTTATATATAAACTTAAAACAGACATTAAACTAAAAAAGTACTAAATCAAATATTGCTTGTTGGAACTTTTTTGTCAGGAACGACAATGAATACTTTGTTGATCAAGTCCATTTAGTTTGTTAAATTATATAGTCTACATAGGAAAACCAATTGTAGAAATAATGTGGGCTTTTTTAAACTGGGAAAGGCATGCATGCAGTGTGATAAAACATAAAATTAGGAAGGTAGCTCCTAACTAGCAAGTGTatacagagtcagaatcagaatcagatttattatcactggcatgaaatttgtcattttggcTTTGtaatacagtgcaaagacatagtTATTCTAAGTTATAAATAAGTATTAcataaaaaggaataatgagatagtgtttaTGTGTTAATGAATTGTTGAGAAATCTATATTCCCATACTGTAAAGGTATAGATGGTTTTCCCAGTCTGATGTCATTCTCAGTAATGGAATACCGATTACTGTAAAAATTTAAAACCAAGTCTTATTCTATAATTGCACAAAAATGAAGTTGGATAATATTTTCAAACTTTTATTTCCTTTTAGAGAAACTTTCAATACCAGTAATGAAAGTGGATTGTGTAAATGAGCAAGATATGTATATATCATGCGAAGTTCATAAAGGAACTCCAGTTTCCTTCTACTTGAACGAACAACCACTGACTAAGCATAACACTTCATTTTCAAACGGTGGGAGAAAAGCTACACTGAAGAACTTCACCTCATCTTACAGCAATAAAACGTTCTTCTGTAAGGTTGAAAACCCGATCAGTGAAGGGCAATCAACTCCAAGCCAACTCTACTGTGCAGGCAAGTGCAAAACAACGTTGAGTAATGTACCTGCGGAAAACTTAAAGCAAATAAGCCTATTTAAATCAGTAACAAGAATTTAGGGTTATCAGCGGCAATGAGAATAAGTACCTTCTTTGAAATTAAAGGCGAGCAATGAACCCAACTCA
The sequence above is a segment of the Hypanus sabinus isolate sHypSab1 chromosome 4, sHypSab1.hap1, whole genome shotgun sequence genome. Coding sequences within it:
- the LOC132393299 gene encoding T-cell surface antigen CD2-like, with amino-acid sequence MLNHHIKSSSKLLIANQDWVLTRQLKSVRMVSNVIFSQFSFFLLMAVSEWYLTESNDCEVNVDRELGDSVLLDVLNLSSRTYDSLLWQKGRYAVARYKNAPKVYSKFHSKVNIFQNGSLSIISTSKSDEGKYIVNVFDKNGIRTLNQNFTLRLFEKLSIPVMKVDCVNEQDMYISCEVHKGTPVSFYLNEQPLTKHNTSFSNGGRKATLKNFTSSYSNKTFFCKVENPISEGQSTPSQLYCAGKCKTTLSNVPAENLKQISLFKSVTRI